In Anopheles arabiensis isolate DONGOLA chromosome 2, AaraD3, whole genome shotgun sequence, the genomic window GATTCCGACTCGGACAGGTGCCGGGAGAGGGCTTCGCGGCGTTCCACCTCCTGCTGCAGCTTGCGCTGCAGCCGCTTGTTTTCATCGCGTATGCACTTCTCCTCGTGCGCAAACTGTTGCGTCTTTTCCTTACTTTCCTTCTCGGCCGCCGCCAGGTTGCTGCGCAGCTGGTCCACCTCCGAGCGCAGGTTGGTGATGTGTGCGGTCAGCTGGGTGGCCGTGTCGTTGCCATTCTCGTTGCGATGATGGCTGATCTCTCTGTTTCGGGAGGCATAAAGGCATGGAAATAGGTTACTAAAaaggaaattgttttaaaaccaCAAATGGGGCGTTGGCCATACTTTGGGCTGGTCGGGTCGGACACCGGCTGATCCAGCTTGATCTGCAGCGAGCGCTTTTCCGCCTCCAGCTTGTCCATGCGCTTCCACAGCTTGTTCACCAGCGcttcctgctcctgctcgagCGTGTTCTCCAGCTCGACCATCTCGCGCCGCAGCTGCTCGAGATGGTTCTGCTTGGCGGACGTTTCCGCCTCGAGCTTCTCGATCTTGCGCATTAGCTTGTTCACCAAacactcctgctcctgctcgagCGTTTGCTCCAGCTTGCACTTTTCCTGCCGCAGCTGGTCGAGCTTGCGGGACAGATCGTTCGTGAGGCACTCCTCCTCGCGCTCGTAATGGTGCGCCAGcgtttccttctccttcttcagCGCCTGTATTTTCTTGAGCAGCGTGTTCGAGATgtactcctcctcctgctccgcTTTCGCTTGctggggagggaaaaaaataacaagaagaagaagcacggAACGGGTGCGAGATAAGCGTAATGACAAACAAACTCTCCCGCTTCTGCCAACGCACATCCCTCCTTAATCGGAAATCAATGCATCAATGCAGAGTTGACAGAGGGGGTTTGGGGGGAGGGTGTGCATCATACAACGGAATCTATTGGCTTATACACCCCCCGCCTTTTCCCCCACCGCTCTAAGATGGCGTGACACGTAACGGGCGTGCTGCCGTGTTTACTTACGATGATAACTGACGCTTGGCGCAGGGCACGGTTCTCCTCCTGGATGACTTTTACACGAATTTTATACGTTTCTAGCTCTACCTTCAGCACCCTGAGCAAAAGATACAAACGAGATGCGTGATGAGCAAaatccggggggggggggggacagtGTGGTTAGTTTACCCGTTTTACTTACTTGTTCTGTTGGGTGAGACTTTCGATGCGCTTTTGCAGCTGCTCCCGCGACACCGGGCTCGGCGGGAGCATCGCTCCCCCGTCGAGTGAGCTCTCCGACTCACACGGACTGTCCATTTTGTTGGGCTGGAAGTAGGTGGAAGGTGGCAATGAGAACGCACATCAAGCAAAGGTGGAGAATCGCTTGTGCGACAAAAAGGTACGATCGATAACGGGGATCCTTTCCTTGTGTGTGGCGGTCCCTGCCTTCCCACGCCTCTTTCGAGAGGACAGATAAGCAAATCAAACCGGAACAATTATCGGCTCGTACGGCAAGAGGCGCACACGTTCCCGTGACTATCAGATAATCCCATGCCTTCCCCGGGTTCGTACTAACAGTGATGCATTTCCGATGATGATGCACTTAAAGGTGCTCCTTGCTTATTAGTCATATTTTAGGCA contains:
- the LOC120908418 gene encoding coiled-coil domain-containing protein 6 — its product is MDSPCESESSLDGGAMLPPSPVSREQLQKRIESLTQQNKVLKVELETYKIRVKVIQEENRALRQASVIIQAKAEQEEEYISNTLLKKIQALKKEKETLAHHYEREEECLTNDLSRKLDQLRQEKCKLEQTLEQEQECLVNKLMRKIEKLEAETSAKQNHLEQLRREMVELENTLEQEQEALVNKLWKRMDKLEAEKRSLQIKLDQPVSDPTSPKEISHHRNENGNDTATQLTAHITNLRSEVDQLRSNLAAAEKESKEKTQQFAHEEKCIRDENKRLQRKLQQEVERREALSRHLSESESSLEFEDERLFNENVSALASQRPISPGGLTRCITCGQLVSRRASERFIKPAIPHGLNTSAPNVLSSHHSTGGGGGGNLFPLLGGGSGGSTGGGGVGAGSLNSSIGSSASNNTSSNISFTGNTSFVQPASPMDTSMCKD